A portion of the Mesoplasma entomophilum genome contains these proteins:
- a CDS encoding class III lanthionine synthetase LanKC N-terminal domain-containing protein, giving the protein MYRKKRDLNYIYYLNHKTFNKVPKLGWKIHLSANLKNYKKLLNITKKICFKFNLNFKYQTSYKKIIEDSQKHTNKFSTGKFITIYCLNQKQFINIINILYSKTKEIEGPFIFSDRRFKDSKCIYYRYGILKGENCYVFGEERLIEMKKNQYYSENLTKPFYLNKKDPLEREYKKYNFYKLKKLNKEYFIKNIIKENNSGNVYMGYLENKKKIIIREFRPNTLLVKKNIDSLYFAKNLEKVQYKCNLLNKSISPKLIDSFYEWENYYIIEEFIEGINLNQWVMTNNPFICNQNNPSNKEIKNYVSKSLEIFQKIVNKIKILKDNKIIHGDLKLDNIMIKNDEPILIDFESSNFLYDFKPYLRNLEHNYFYKKQSCDEISLLFILLDLFAPFSFLLPMQKEIKINERLSYVCNLFNIDIQIFERLINKLNKRTLKITDFNFSTLFFRKNNNNIQKNKITLKYETKTMWTKKTKKLFNPKNVYNIQLNNYQTKFCNLFLLKNNFSENTFKSKFNNKMLKDYKKEIMKKIDFLLFIKDFSFKNGLSGIGFFLLKIYNNEDFQLNKIVEKIYYSAIAEIENISNFFNLTFDLGISGILFFIYHYEKQNKLKNNFDFLEIIKKIENELVNNLKNGCYVTKNIASPYFGNGTSGILYILSLFNKNKKKFYCNKILEINLQLCSKTDFLYGLPGILFVLYKLSESKASLLKINEIKKILNTLKDKNGFFRAQVENDHSNYFLNTLIGPYVLEIILK; this is encoded by the coding sequence ATGTATAGAAAAAAACGTGATTTAAATTATATTTATTATTTAAACCATAAAACTTTTAATAAAGTACCGAAATTAGGATGAAAGATACACTTATCAGCAAATTTAAAAAATTACAAAAAATTATTAAATATTACAAAAAAAATTTGTTTTAAATTTAATTTAAATTTTAAATATCAAACAAGTTATAAAAAAATTATTGAAGATTCACAAAAACATACAAATAAATTTTCAACAGGAAAATTTATAACTATTTATTGCTTAAATCAAAAGCAATTTATAAATATTATAAATATTTTATATTCAAAAACAAAAGAAATAGAAGGCCCTTTCATTTTTTCTGATAGAAGATTTAAAGATTCAAAATGTATTTACTACAGATATGGGATTTTAAAAGGTGAAAACTGTTATGTTTTCGGTGAAGAAAGATTAATAGAAATGAAAAAAAATCAATATTATTCTGAAAATCTAACAAAGCCTTTTTATTTAAATAAAAAAGATCCACTAGAAAGAGAGTACAAAAAATATAATTTTTACAAATTGAAAAAACTTAATAAGGAATATTTTATTAAAAATATCATTAAAGAAAATAATTCAGGTAATGTTTATATGGGTTATTTAGAAAATAAGAAAAAAATAATAATTAGAGAATTTAGACCAAATACACTTTTGGTGAAAAAAAATATAGATTCATTATATTTTGCTAAAAATCTTGAAAAAGTTCAATATAAATGTAATTTACTTAACAAAAGCATATCACCAAAATTAATTGATTCATTTTATGAATGAGAAAATTATTATATTATAGAGGAGTTTATTGAAGGTATAAATTTAAATCAATGAGTGATGACCAATAACCCATTTATATGTAACCAAAATAACCCATCAAATAAGGAAATTAAAAATTATGTTAGTAAATCTCTTGAAATATTTCAAAAAATAGTCAATAAGATTAAAATACTAAAGGATAATAAAATTATTCATGGAGATTTAAAATTAGATAATATAATGATAAAAAATGATGAACCAATATTAATTGATTTTGAATCATCAAATTTTTTGTATGATTTTAAGCCATATTTGAGAAATTTAGAACATAACTATTTTTATAAAAAACAAAGCTGCGATGAAATAAGTTTGCTTTTTATTTTATTAGACTTATTTGCCCCTTTTTCTTTTTTACTTCCTATGCAAAAAGAGATAAAAATTAATGAAAGATTATCTTATGTATGTAATCTTTTTAATATTGATATTCAAATCTTTGAGAGACTTATAAATAAGTTAAATAAAAGAACATTAAAAATTACTGACTTTAATTTTTCGACTTTATTTTTTAGAAAAAATAACAATAATATTCAAAAAAATAAAATAACACTAAAATATGAAACGAAAACAATGTGAACAAAAAAAACCAAGAAATTATTTAACCCTAAAAATGTATATAATATTCAATTAAATAATTATCAAACAAAATTTTGCAATTTATTTTTATTAAAAAATAATTTTTCAGAAAACACATTTAAAAGTAAATTTAATAATAAAATGCTTAAAGATTATAAAAAAGAAATAATGAAAAAAATAGATTTTCTATTATTTATTAAAGATTTTTCTTTTAAAAATGGATTATCTGGAATAGGTTTTTTTCTTTTAAAAATTTATAATAATGAAGATTTTCAATTAAATAAAATTGTAGAAAAAATTTATTACAGCGCTATTGCTGAAATTGAAAATATTTCAAATTTTTTTAATTTAACTTTCGATTTGGGCATTTCAGGAATTCTCTTTTTTATTTATCATTATGAAAAACAAAATAAATTAAAAAATAATTTTGATTTTTTAGAAATTATAAAAAAAATTGAAAATGAGTTAGTTAATAATTTAAAAAATGGATGCTATGTTACCAAAAATATAGCATCTCCTTATTTTGGTAATGGCACATCAGGAATTCTCTATATTTTGTCACTTTTTAATAAAAACAAAAAAAAGTTTTATTGTAATAAAATATTAGAAATTAATTTGCAGCTTTGCTCAAAAACAGATTTTTTATATGGATTACCAGGCATTTTATTTGTATTGTATAAATTAAGTGAAAGTAAAGCATCCTTATTAAAAATAAACGAAATAAAAAAAATTTTAAATACTTTAAAAGACAAAAATGGTTTTTTTAGAGCACAAGTTGAAAATGATCATAGTAACTATTTTTTAAATACACTAATTGGTCCTTACGTTCTTGAAATTATTTTAAAATAA
- a CDS encoding MerR family transcriptional regulator — MNNLTNSEGLNENIKVITKQKLGIKEIATIFDVSEQTIRFYDSKGLLPFFEREDNNYRYTTVENLQWFKMVFLLRSAGMEIKNIREYINLCMEGDSTVPQRLKIIQSQKKDLISKIKGLQSELELLTSKEKHYKKILEENILDEWNPVNFEEIIQKKLK; from the coding sequence ATGAATAATTTAACAAATAGTGAAGGATTAAATGAAAATATAAAAGTTATAACAAAACAAAAGTTAGGTATTAAAGAAATAGCAACTATATTTGATGTTTCTGAGCAAACAATAAGATTTTATGATTCAAAAGGCTTGCTGCCATTTTTTGAAAGAGAAGATAATAATTACAGATATACAACAGTTGAAAATTTGCAATGATTTAAAATGGTTTTCTTACTAAGATCTGCCGGAATGGAAATAAAAAACATAAGAGAATATATAAATTTATGTATGGAAGGTGATTCAACTGTTCCTCAAAGACTAAAAATCATTCAAAGCCAAAAAAAAGATTTAATTTCAAAAATCAAAGGCTTACAATCTGAGCTTGAATTGTTAACAAGCAAAGAAAAACATTATAAAAAAATTCTTGAAGAAAACATATTGGATGAATGAAATCCAGTTAATTTCGAAGAAATAATACAAAAAAAATTAAAATAA
- a CDS encoding GMP reductase translates to MYAFDYEDIQLIPNMCVVNSRSECNTSVTLGKHTFKMPVVPANMATVINEELSVMLAEKNYFYVMHRFDFDAVSFIKKMKEKKLISSISVGVKEQDFKMINELTELNLIPDYITIDIAHGHANSVKEMIEHIRTKMGDQTFIIAGNVATPQAVRDLEHWGADATKVGVGPGKVCITKLKTGFGTGGWQLGAIKWCSKAATKPIIADGGLRVNGDIAKSIRFGATMCMIGSLFAAHEESPGKNVTVDGVLFKEYYGSASEYNKGEKRYVEGKKELIKIRGKLMDTYKEMEEDLQSSISYAGGKTLKAIKKVDYVILKTSNF, encoded by the coding sequence ATGTACGCTTTTGATTATGAAGATATTCAACTTATACCAAACATGTGTGTTGTAAATTCAAGGAGTGAATGTAACACTTCTGTAACACTAGGGAAACATACTTTTAAAATGCCTGTTGTTCCAGCAAATATGGCAACAGTTATTAATGAAGAATTATCTGTTATGTTAGCAGAAAAAAACTATTTTTATGTAATGCATAGATTTGATTTTGATGCTGTTTCATTTATAAAAAAAATGAAAGAAAAGAAATTAATATCATCAATTAGTGTAGGTGTTAAAGAACAAGATTTTAAAATGATTAATGAATTAACTGAATTAAACTTAATACCAGATTATATAACTATTGATATTGCTCATGGACATGCAAATAGTGTAAAAGAAATGATTGAACACATTAGAACTAAAATGGGAGATCAAACTTTTATTATTGCTGGTAATGTTGCAACTCCACAAGCAGTAAGAGATTTAGAACACTGAGGAGCAGATGCAACAAAAGTTGGAGTAGGTCCAGGTAAAGTTTGCATCACTAAATTAAAAACAGGTTTTGGAACAGGTGGATGACAACTTGGAGCAATTAAATGATGCAGTAAAGCTGCAACAAAGCCAATCATTGCAGATGGGGGTTTAAGAGTTAATGGTGATATTGCTAAATCAATTAGATTTGGAGCTACAATGTGTATGATAGGAAGTTTATTTGCAGCTCATGAAGAATCGCCAGGAAAAAATGTAACAGTTGATGGTGTTTTATTTAAAGAGTACTATGGAAGTGCAAGTGAATATAACAAAGGTGAAAAAAGATACGTAGAAGGGAAAAAGGAACTTATTAAAATACGTGGTAAATTAATGGACACTTACAAAGAAATGGAAGAAGATTTACAATCATCTATTTCATATGCAGGTGGTAAAACATTAAAAGCTATTAAAAAAGTAGACTACGTAATTTTAAAGACAAGTAACTTTTAA
- a CDS encoding SDR family oxidoreductase: MKNKVWFVTGAGQGIGLVVTKELLKKGHKVIATSRNKDKIKDAIGDNQNLLALSVDIKDLKAVEKAVETGVEKFGEIDVLLNNAGYSQMWTFEETDMEDVKGNIETNLIGTLNVTHAVIPVMRKQKHGHIYITSSAWGYGTVPYNSVYAVVKFGLDGFAESISHELKTVGISISSIKPGGVRTNFLTSDSLQTGKSTIEEYATGRDEWVNTVKSWNGYQDGNPQKYAEFIIGLTENDSVPPMHIFAGRDSYEIAKNKIAAVQKDMDKLEKQATNLHFEN; encoded by the coding sequence ATGAAAAATAAAGTATGATTCGTAACAGGAGCTGGCCAAGGAATTGGTTTAGTAGTTACAAAAGAATTATTAAAAAAAGGACATAAAGTTATTGCTACAAGTCGTAATAAAGATAAAATCAAAGACGCTATTGGAGATAATCAAAATTTATTAGCATTATCAGTTGATATTAAAGATTTAAAAGCTGTTGAAAAAGCAGTTGAAACAGGAGTTGAAAAATTTGGAGAAATTGATGTATTGTTAAACAATGCTGGTTACTCACAAATGTGAACTTTTGAAGAAACTGATATGGAAGATGTAAAAGGTAACATTGAAACTAATTTAATTGGTACTTTAAATGTAACACATGCAGTTATACCAGTAATGCGTAAACAAAAACATGGACATATTTACATTACATCATCAGCTTGAGGATATGGTACTGTTCCTTATAACAGTGTTTATGCTGTAGTTAAATTCGGTTTAGATGGATTTGCAGAATCAATTAGTCATGAATTAAAAACTGTGGGAATTAGTATTTCAAGTATTAAACCTGGAGGAGTAAGAACAAACTTCTTAACCTCAGATTCTTTACAAACAGGAAAATCAACAATTGAAGAATATGCAACTGGTAGAGACGAATGAGTTAACACAGTTAAATCATGAAATGGTTATCAAGATGGTAATCCTCAAAAATACGCAGAGTTTATTATTGGATTAACAGAAAATGATTCTGTTCCACCAATGCACATATTTGCAGGTAGAGATTCATATGAAATTGCTAAAAACAAAATTGCAGCAGTTCAAAAAGATATGGATAAATTAGAAAAACAAGCGACAAATTTACATTTTGAAAATTAA
- a CDS encoding HAD family hydrolase, producing the protein MKKIIAFSDCDGTLLFDDYKFSDYTINTVKNIYENGSYLIPVTARTLKNLKNIAKQLKIDELGGIIAGNNGAQIFDFKTGKYILNKTVDKNIINEVFNLYYTEADEEKECKVNFASEEIVYSFGESENTKKWAEIMEQQFKVISNSNEIVEDIVSISIITKKGTDLDTYLHHFNKIKSKYGNDYRIDNYHNRVISIAPKDIDKGYAVEIINKYLNNTGQYETYGFGDSYNDFSLIAAVDYGIAMENALDELKETAYDITEYPNYQDGVARYINDKIFKK; encoded by the coding sequence ATGAAAAAAATTATAGCATTTAGTGATTGTGATGGAACTTTATTATTTGATGACTACAAGTTTTCTGATTACACAATTAACACAGTTAAAAATATTTATGAAAATGGAAGTTATTTAATTCCAGTTACAGCCAGAACTTTAAAAAACTTAAAAAATATAGCAAAACAATTAAAAATTGATGAGCTTGGTGGTATTATTGCTGGTAATAATGGAGCTCAAATTTTTGATTTTAAAACTGGAAAATATATACTAAATAAAACAGTGGACAAAAACATTATTAATGAAGTATTTAATTTATATTACACAGAAGCTGATGAAGAAAAAGAATGTAAAGTTAATTTCGCTTCTGAAGAAATTGTATATTCATTTGGTGAATCAGAAAACACTAAGAAATGAGCAGAAATTATGGAACAACAATTTAAAGTTATTTCAAACTCAAATGAAATTGTAGAAGATATCGTAAGTATTTCTATAATAACTAAAAAAGGAACAGATTTAGATACTTATTTACATCATTTTAATAAAATAAAATCGAAATATGGAAATGACTACAGAATTGATAATTACCATAACAGAGTAATAAGTATTGCTCCAAAAGATATCGATAAAGGATATGCTGTTGAAATAATTAATAAATATTTAAACAATACAGGTCAATATGAAACTTATGGTTTTGGAGATAGTTACAATGATTTTTCTTTAATAGCAGCAGTTGATTACGGGATAGCTATGGAAAATGCATTAGATGAATTAAAAGAAACAGCTTATGATATTACTGAATACCCAAATTATCAAGACGGCGTAGCAAGATACATTAATGACAAAATTTTTAAAAAATAA
- a CDS encoding ATP-binding cassette domain-containing protein, with protein MKNVYAKNKMGILWFSILAFIAAAALVFSGYVISYLINTAVDVVNGASEKMNLLFIEIGVCALSFGICLLFSYLQTQQKNKIIKEFNLYLRNKVSNKIINLDLKDLDSKNKGDLISWLTNDINQIESKNFENMFLFIETFLTAFLAIIAIFLLNWITGLVTILCFIILLIVPSLLQKSMVKIVNKVSLKQEEFSSKVEDVISGYREFLYNDKTEIFSEIISQKSFELETYKQKNKNIENLQITGINSIGAICQIGLVIMTVILASYKIAPIGLVFAVPQLAGNFLGNAQRSLGAFFGLLGSKELFKKFIFKNTELKINEIEPFNSIKIKNLNLSINENNLYNSLNFEIKKGKKYLISGRSGVGKSTLMKILFGLISEYDGEILWNNDLNLLKISSKQIWNQIYYVQQETIIFDASFKENITLFDSSISDKEIFNIVKLVNLQELVSKNNNILSFKCKDISKGEAQRIAIGRALLSNKKVIYLDEPTASLDKSNTELIENLILKNSDLTVLFISHTSDIENQMFDKVIKL; from the coding sequence ATGAAAAATGTCTATGCAAAAAATAAAATGGGTATTCTATGGTTTTCTATTCTTGCTTTTATAGCTGCAGCAGCATTAGTATTTTCTGGATACGTTATTAGTTATTTAATAAATACAGCTGTTGATGTAGTCAATGGAGCATCAGAAAAAATGAATTTGCTTTTTATAGAAATTGGTGTTTGTGCTTTATCTTTTGGAATATGCTTATTATTTTCATACTTGCAAACTCAGCAAAAAAATAAAATAATTAAAGAATTTAATTTATATTTAAGAAATAAAGTCTCTAATAAAATTATAAATTTGGATTTAAAAGATTTGGATTCTAAAAATAAAGGAGATCTTATAAGTTGATTAACAAACGATATAAATCAAATAGAAAGTAAAAATTTTGAAAATATGTTTTTATTTATTGAAACATTTTTAACAGCATTTTTAGCAATAATAGCAATATTTTTATTAAATTGAATAACGGGATTAGTAACAATTTTATGTTTTATTATTCTACTAATTGTTCCTTCGCTTTTACAAAAATCCATGGTTAAAATAGTAAACAAAGTTTCGTTAAAACAAGAAGAATTTTCTTCAAAAGTTGAAGATGTAATTTCGGGATATAGAGAATTTTTATATAATGATAAAACAGAAATCTTTAGTGAAATAATCAGTCAAAAGAGTTTTGAACTAGAAACTTATAAACAAAAAAATAAAAATATTGAAAATTTACAGATAACTGGAATTAATTCAATTGGTGCTATTTGTCAAATTGGTCTTGTTATAATGACTGTTATATTAGCTTCATATAAAATAGCACCAATAGGATTAGTTTTTGCTGTTCCTCAATTGGCTGGAAATTTTTTAGGTAATGCGCAAAGATCGCTAGGAGCTTTTTTTGGCTTATTAGGAAGCAAAGAATTGTTTAAAAAATTCATTTTTAAAAATACAGAACTTAAGATCAATGAAATTGAGCCTTTTAACTCAATTAAAATTAAAAACTTAAATTTAAGTATTAATGAAAATAATTTATATAATAGTTTAAATTTTGAAATTAAAAAGGGTAAGAAATATTTAATTTCAGGTAGAAGTGGTGTGGGTAAAAGCACACTTATGAAAATTTTATTTGGCCTAATATCTGAATATGATGGTGAAATTCTTTGAAATAATGATTTAAATTTATTAAAAATTAGTAGCAAACAAATTTGAAATCAAATTTATTATGTTCAACAGGAAACAATTATTTTTGATGCAAGTTTTAAGGAAAATATTACTTTATTTGATTCGTCAATTAGTGATAAAGAAATTTTTAATATTGTTAAACTAGTTAATTTACAAGAGTTAGTATCAAAAAACAACAATATTTTATCATTTAAATGCAAAGATATTTCTAAAGGTGAAGCTCAAAGAATCGCAATAGGTAGAGCACTGTTATCAAATAAAAAAGTTATTTATTTAGATGAACCTACAGCTAGTTTAGATAAAAGTAATACTGAATTAATAGAGAATTTAATTCTAAAAAACTCTGATTTAACAGTTTTATTTATTTCACATACTTCTGATATTGAAAATCAAATGTTTGACAAGGTTATAAAGTTGTAA